Proteins from one Anaerobranca californiensis DSM 14826 genomic window:
- the alaS gene encoding alanine--tRNA ligase, which translates to MKTSEIRKRYLDFFKSKNHDVLESASLIPQNDPSLLLIGAGMAPFKDYFTGKLKRENPRVSTCQKCIRTGDIDNVGKTARHHTFFEMLGNFSFGDYFKEDAIKWAWEFLTENLGLNPENLWVSVYEEDQEAYDLWRDLIKIPEEKIVRLGKKDNFWEVGVGPCGPCSEIYVDQGEKFGCGKADCKPGCDCDRFLEVWNLVFTQFDKDEEGNYHPLASKNIDTGMGLERIAAVMQGVDNNFEIDIIFPIIQRMEEITGKKYGEKEEVDVSLKVIADHIRAVVFMVADGVLPGNEGRGYVLRRLLRRAVRHGLLLGLKEMFMYKLVDVVIQLMEDQYPELKTKRDYIVKVVTLEEEKFAQTLEQGMQLLEYELAKLTKGQVFPGDIAFKLYDTYGFPLDLTKEVIGEKGFELDEEGYKIELEAQRRRAREARGEVEAMGTQEVITLEDLEKSNFIGYTNISNKDKIAAVLKNNLKVEKAEPGEEVFLVTENSVFYPQGGGQLGDKGIVTTPTGSFQVTDTQKKGSYILLKGKVTNGTISVGQTAEFSVDKDYRENIRKNHTATHILHKVLREVLGSHVEQAGSEVGPDRFRFDFTHFGPLTKEELAIIQQKVNEIIEKALPVTTEEMDLETARKKGAMALFGEKYEKQVRVVAVGEYSLELCGGTHVKNTSEIRYFKILSEGGIGSGLRRIEGVTGNKAFEILEGYQRTVEELAGLFKCQLGDVVEKAEGLMEKIKEQEKEINNLLQKLAKSVKDEILETKKVIGETEVFVKKVNVANVDILRELADSVVENRKNALVVLGAVTGDKVNFVAKATGEAVKNGIHCGKIIKEVAQVAGGGGGGRPDMAQAGGKNIDKIDEALEKVYYILE; encoded by the coding sequence ATGAAAACCAGTGAAATTAGAAAACGGTATTTGGATTTTTTTAAAAGTAAAAACCACGATGTATTAGAAAGTGCCTCACTAATTCCCCAAAATGATCCGAGCCTCTTACTAATCGGGGCTGGAATGGCACCTTTTAAAGACTATTTTACTGGTAAACTTAAAAGGGAAAATCCCAGGGTTAGTACTTGCCAAAAATGTATCCGTACGGGAGATATTGACAATGTAGGTAAAACTGCGAGACATCATACTTTTTTTGAAATGTTAGGAAACTTTTCCTTTGGTGATTATTTTAAAGAAGATGCTATTAAATGGGCTTGGGAGTTTCTCACTGAGAATTTAGGATTAAACCCTGAAAACTTATGGGTAAGTGTTTATGAAGAAGATCAAGAAGCTTACGATCTCTGGAGAGATTTAATTAAAATACCAGAAGAGAAAATTGTTAGATTAGGGAAGAAAGATAATTTTTGGGAAGTTGGTGTAGGTCCCTGTGGTCCATGTTCAGAAATATATGTCGATCAAGGGGAGAAGTTTGGCTGCGGTAAAGCTGACTGTAAACCAGGATGTGATTGTGATAGATTTTTAGAGGTTTGGAATTTAGTCTTTACCCAGTTTGATAAAGATGAAGAAGGTAATTATCATCCTTTAGCTAGTAAAAATATTGATACTGGTATGGGATTAGAAAGAATTGCAGCGGTAATGCAGGGTGTTGATAATAACTTTGAAATTGATATTATTTTCCCTATAATTCAAAGGATGGAAGAAATTACTGGGAAAAAATATGGTGAAAAAGAAGAAGTAGATGTTTCTTTAAAAGTTATTGCAGATCACATTAGGGCTGTAGTATTTATGGTGGCTGATGGAGTACTTCCTGGCAATGAAGGAAGGGGCTATGTTTTAAGACGTCTCCTTCGAAGGGCAGTTCGCCATGGTCTACTTTTAGGTTTAAAAGAAATGTTTATGTATAAATTAGTAGATGTAGTAATTCAATTAATGGAAGATCAATATCCAGAACTTAAGACTAAAAGGGATTATATTGTAAAGGTAGTAACTTTAGAAGAAGAAAAATTTGCCCAAACTTTAGAACAGGGAATGCAGCTTTTAGAGTATGAATTGGCTAAGTTAACTAAAGGGCAAGTCTTTCCAGGGGATATTGCCTTTAAGTTATATGACACCTATGGTTTCCCCTTAGATTTAACTAAAGAGGTTATTGGTGAAAAAGGTTTTGAATTAGATGAAGAGGGGTATAAGATAGAACTAGAAGCTCAGAGAAGAAGGGCAAGGGAAGCCAGGGGTGAAGTTGAAGCCATGGGTACCCAAGAAGTAATAACATTAGAGGATTTAGAAAAAAGTAATTTTATAGGTTATACAAATATTAGTAATAAAGATAAAATAGCGGCTGTATTAAAGAATAATCTAAAAGTAGAAAAGGCAGAACCAGGGGAAGAAGTATTTTTAGTTACAGAAAATAGTGTTTTTTATCCACAAGGGGGAGGACAGTTAGGAGATAAGGGAATTGTAACTACTCCAACTGGCAGTTTTCAGGTGACAGATACCCAGAAAAAAGGAAGTTATATCCTTTTAAAAGGGAAGGTAACTAATGGTACTATTTCAGTAGGCCAAACCGCTGAATTTTCCGTTGATAAAGATTATCGTGAAAATATACGAAAAAACCATACAGCAACCCATATTCTTCATAAAGTATTAAGGGAAGTATTAGGTTCCCATGTAGAACAAGCGGGATCAGAAGTGGGACCTGACAGGTTTAGATTTGATTTCACCCATTTTGGTCCTTTAACAAAAGAAGAGTTAGCTATAATTCAGCAAAAGGTTAATGAAATAATTGAAAAAGCCTTACCCGTTACAACGGAAGAGATGGATTTAGAAACTGCTAGAAAAAAAGGTGCAATGGCATTATTTGGTGAGAAATACGAGAAGCAAGTAAGGGTAGTGGCAGTGGGAGAATACAGTTTAGAACTTTGTGGTGGAACCCATGTTAAAAATACCTCAGAAATTAGATATTTTAAAATTCTTTCTGAAGGTGGGATTGGTTCAGGTTTAAGGCGAATTGAAGGGGTAACAGGAAATAAAGCCTTTGAAATTTTAGAAGGATATCAAAGGACTGTTGAAGAGTTGGCGGGACTTTTTAAATGTCAATTAGGAGATGTAGTAGAAAAAGCTGAAGGTTTAATGGAAAAAATCAAAGAACAAGAAAAGGAAATCAATAATTTACTTCAAAAATTGGCTAAATCTGTTAAAGATGAGATTTTAGAAACTAAAAAAGTTATTGGAGAAACAGAAGTATTTGTTAAAAAAGTCAATGTTGCAAATGTCGATATTTTAAGGGAACTGGCGGATTCGGTGGTGGAAAACCGAAAAAATGCCTTAGTTGTACTTGGGGCTGTAACAGGAGATAAAGTTAATTTTGTAGCTAAAGCCACTGGAGAAGCTGTTAAAAATGGTATACATTGTGGTAAAATAATTAAAGAAGTTGCCCAAGTAGCTGGTGGAGGAGGGGGTGGCCGCCCTGACATGGCTCAAGCCGGTGGAAAAAATATCGATAAAATTGATGAAGCATTGGAGAAAGTGTATTATATCCTTGAATAG
- a CDS encoding AI-2E family transporter — protein sequence MTLKEFFSNKYVKLILKLGIIIFSLIVLYTYRQQIISLVTPFVISYILAYLLNPIVVFLENRKIPRVLGVMIIYLVFFLLIFTAIARLIPIIYSEITRLESLVPEYSVRIREYIIEVNEQINRLELPESIQQGIQKNAKLLEEGIINFLKTIPQRGISAAVTTFQIFLVLVLTFYCLRDYYLIRDYLLRLISPKKQQKFIKVMGEIDESLGNYIRGQFLICSFIGVLTYLWLLIIGVDFALILGIIAGVTNIIPYFGPFIGAVPSVIVAMFTSPILALKVAIGITVIQQIESNLVSPQVLGKKMGMHPLLVIFSLLAGGKFFGIIGMIIGVPVMAIIRILVRNFLRHYLPEGMFKN from the coding sequence ATGACCTTAAAGGAGTTTTTCTCAAACAAATATGTTAAGTTGATTTTAAAATTAGGAATTATAATTTTTTCTTTAATAGTATTATATACATACCGCCAGCAAATAATTTCCTTAGTAACACCCTTTGTTATTTCTTATATTCTGGCCTATTTATTAAATCCTATTGTAGTTTTTTTAGAAAATAGAAAGATACCTAGGGTTTTAGGTGTTATGATAATTTATCTAGTATTTTTTCTACTAATTTTTACTGCAATAGCTAGGTTAATTCCCATTATTTATTCTGAAATTACCCGTTTAGAAAGTTTAGTTCCGGAGTATTCTGTAAGAATTAGAGAATATATTATAGAAGTTAATGAACAAATCAATCGTTTAGAATTACCAGAGAGTATACAACAGGGTATTCAAAAGAATGCAAAACTTTTAGAAGAGGGAATTATAAACTTTTTAAAAACTATCCCTCAAAGGGGTATTAGTGCTGCAGTAACGACTTTTCAAATATTTTTAGTATTAGTGTTAACATTCTATTGTTTAAGGGATTATTATTTAATTCGGGATTATTTATTAAGATTAATTTCTCCTAAAAAACAGCAAAAGTTTATAAAAGTTATGGGAGAAATTGATGAATCCCTAGGTAATTATATTAGGGGACAATTTTTAATTTGTTCTTTTATTGGAGTTTTAACTTATCTTTGGTTATTGATTATCGGAGTAGATTTTGCCCTTATTTTGGGGATTATCGCTGGTGTTACAAATATTATCCCATATTTTGGACCTTTTATTGGGGCTGTACCTTCAGTAATTGTGGCAATGTTTACCAGTCCCATCCTTGCCCTTAAAGTGGCAATTGGGATTACAGTAATTCAACAGATAGAAAGTAATTTGGTATCCCCTCAAGTTTTAGGCAAGAAAATGGGAATGCACCCCTTGTTAGTAATTTTCTCCCTTTTAGCCGGTGGCAAGTTTTTTGGCATAATAGGAATGATTATTGGTGTTCCAGTAATGGCTATAATAAGAATTTTAGTTCGGAATTTTTTAAGACATTATCTCCCTGAAGGAATGTTTAAAAATTAA
- a CDS encoding PRC-barrel domain-containing protein, whose product MLKISDIIGLPIIITTNGEKIGIVQEILLNLSRGAITGFILDKGGFLRDKKIVDIKEIKNIGEGAIIIDKEDIKFENDLKSFDDSINFKEMMNKPVFTQSGKNLGIIGDIFVNENNGHIIGFEVSEGIIHDILEGRGIIPLPRSTIYGKDTIVVPNYVVDFFEKNATKKDLLLQRLSKLEQVWEKAEAGADYWSNVEQY is encoded by the coding sequence TTGTTAAAAATTAGTGATATCATAGGTTTACCTATAATAATAACTACTAATGGGGAGAAAATAGGGATAGTGCAAGAAATATTATTAAACTTAAGTAGAGGAGCTATTACAGGTTTTATATTAGATAAAGGGGGGTTTTTAAGGGATAAAAAAATTGTTGATATCAAAGAAATAAAGAATATTGGCGAAGGTGCTATTATCATAGATAAAGAAGATATTAAATTTGAAAATGACTTAAAATCCTTTGATGATTCAATAAATTTCAAAGAAATGATGAATAAACCGGTATTTACCCAATCCGGTAAAAACCTTGGCATAATTGGAGATATTTTTGTTAATGAAAACAATGGTCATATTATAGGTTTTGAAGTTTCAGAAGGGATAATTCATGATATTTTAGAAGGAAGAGGTATAATTCCCTTGCCTAGGTCAACAATATATGGAAAGGATACAATAGTGGTACCTAACTATGTTGTGGATTTTTTTGAAAAAAATGCTACAAAAAAAGACCTATTATTACAGCGTTTATCAAAACTAGAACAGGTTTGGGAAAAGGCGGAGGCAGGTGCTGACTATTGGTCCAATGTTGAACAATATTAA
- a CDS encoding DMT family transporter, with amino-acid sequence MKNSRAVLANLAILLTILLWGVSGSITKLALRELTPSLLATVRFFIAGILLLGISYKKYGKVRISPKTHFKLMICGLVGYSLYFLFENHGFNIMSAANGTIILATISIFTIIMEVIFLKIPTNFNKTLGVTVSIIGVIMVIGNSITIEGNQNEVIGSLLMLGAAISWSVYSIISRGFEPHISTLTITAYQMIYGTIFLFPIALLEGPKLFIPSTLTLFSIAYLALLCSALANFLYLFSLKELGASGTNIYINLSPFVGVIAAYFILGESLSFFQYLGGTIIVLGVYLVNGKLKNITISKSATNH; translated from the coding sequence TTGAAAAATTCTAGGGCAGTTTTAGCAAATTTAGCTATATTATTAACCATCTTATTGTGGGGAGTCTCTGGATCGATAACTAAATTAGCTTTAAGGGAATTAACACCTTCTTTGCTAGCAACAGTTCGTTTTTTTATAGCCGGTATTTTGTTGTTAGGGATTAGCTATAAGAAATACGGCAAAGTAAGAATTAGTCCCAAAACCCATTTTAAACTAATGATTTGTGGATTGGTAGGTTATAGCCTTTACTTTTTATTTGAAAATCATGGCTTCAACATTATGTCTGCTGCCAATGGAACTATTATTTTAGCTACAATATCCATTTTCACAATAATTATGGAAGTTATTTTCCTTAAAATCCCTACAAATTTTAATAAAACTTTAGGGGTTACCGTTTCTATTATTGGAGTTATTATGGTAATTGGCAACTCTATTACTATCGAAGGGAATCAAAATGAAGTAATAGGTAGTCTTTTAATGTTGGGAGCGGCGATAAGTTGGTCTGTTTATTCTATTATAAGTAGAGGGTTTGAGCCCCATATCTCAACTTTAACAATAACAGCATATCAGATGATCTATGGTACTATATTCTTATTTCCCATAGCTTTATTAGAAGGACCTAAACTGTTTATTCCTTCAACTTTAACCCTCTTTTCTATAGCTTATCTGGCATTATTATGTTCTGCCTTAGCTAACTTTCTTTATCTCTTTAGCTTAAAGGAGTTAGGGGCATCTGGAACAAATATCTATATTAACTTATCCCCTTTTGTAGGAGTTATAGCTGCCTATTTCATTTTAGGGGAAAGTTTAAGTTTTTTTCAATATTTAGGTGGAACAATTATAGTTTTAGGGGTTTACTTAGTAAACGGAAAATTAAAAAATATTACTATATCGAAATCTGCCACTAACCACTGA
- a CDS encoding DUF1653 domain-containing protein translates to MSIIVGGRYRHYKGKEYQVLHIGKHTETLEELVVYKCLYGDYSVWVRPKKMFEELVEIEGKKVPRFSLIKENNDLKGC, encoded by the coding sequence ATGTCAATAATAGTTGGAGGCAGATATCGCCATTATAAAGGCAAGGAATACCAGGTTTTGCATATAGGAAAACATACTGAGACATTAGAAGAACTAGTTGTTTATAAGTGTTTATATGGAGATTACTCTGTTTGGGTTAGACCTAAAAAAATGTTTGAAGAATTGGTGGAAATAGAAGGGAAGAAAGTCCCCCGATTTTCTTTGATAAAAGAGAATAATGATCTGAAAGGATGTTAA
- a CDS encoding class I SAM-dependent methyltransferase has protein sequence MKLTGERVVPKLMDPNNGLLKEHIARYQFARKFCRGRVLDIACGVGYGSEILLENPSVTEIVGIDISKEAIEYAKKHYSTSNTFYYVDDCLNLHLHEKYGTFDTIVSFETIEHFRGDQRFIHNLYNLLKDDGTLIISTPFGRGKDQPCSCPWHVYQYTEGEFREVLSPFKKITMYNQRNNLIEIPKENKKYYLMVAVCQK, from the coding sequence TTGAAATTAACAGGGGAAAGGGTAGTACCAAAACTCATGGACCCTAATAATGGATTATTGAAAGAACATATTGCCCGCTATCAATTTGCCCGTAAATTTTGTAGAGGGCGGGTGTTAGATATTGCTTGTGGAGTCGGCTATGGTAGTGAAATATTATTAGAAAATCCATCTGTTACAGAAATAGTAGGAATAGATATTTCAAAAGAAGCAATAGAATATGCTAAAAAACACTACTCTACCTCTAATACTTTTTACTATGTAGATGATTGTTTAAATCTCCATTTACATGAAAAATATGGAACCTTTGATACTATTGTCAGCTTTGAAACAATTGAACATTTCCGTGGTGACCAACGATTTATCCATAATTTATATAATCTTTTAAAAGACGATGGAACCTTAATTATTTCTACCCCCTTTGGCAGAGGAAAGGATCAACCTTGTAGCTGTCCGTGGCATGTTTACCAATATACAGAAGGGGAGTTTAGGGAAGTTTTATCACCTTTTAAGAAGATAACTATGTACAATCAAAGAAATAACCTCATTGAAATACCTAAAGAAAATAAAAAATATTATTTAATGGTAGCAGTTTGTCAAAAGTAA
- a CDS encoding ABC transporter ATP-binding protein: MIEVKGLIKKYGDFEVIKSIDFTVKKGSVFGFLGKNGAGKTTTMNILTGLINYNSGKITIDGLDFPENKNQILRKIGYLPENPVFYDYMTGEEYLYFIAGVSGIPQMSIKSRVEELLHQVKLTDAKDRRVGGYSRGMKQRLGLAVALFNYPQYLFLDEPTSALDPQGRLEILDLITELKDNKTTVFLSTHILSDVERVCDEVCILDKGKILLTSSLEDLQNKYIQRIFDITFENDCSSIVEKLKNLPYVEKVVQQKRSLSIYAKDLEKAKRELLNELVKLDNPIVNYQIRQGNLEDIFIRLVNNNDIL; the protein is encoded by the coding sequence ATGATTGAAGTTAAAGGTTTGATAAAAAAATACGGTGATTTTGAAGTCATTAAATCCATAGATTTTACCGTCAAAAAAGGTAGTGTCTTTGGATTTTTAGGTAAAAATGGAGCGGGAAAGACTACTACTATGAATATTTTAACAGGGTTAATAAATTACAATTCCGGGAAAATTACCATCGATGGTTTGGACTTTCCTGAAAATAAAAATCAGATTTTAAGAAAGATAGGTTACCTTCCAGAAAACCCAGTTTTCTATGATTACATGACCGGTGAAGAGTATTTGTATTTTATCGCTGGAGTTAGTGGTATTCCACAAATGTCGATTAAAAGTAGGGTAGAAGAATTATTACATCAAGTAAAATTAACAGATGCCAAGGATAGGCGGGTAGGAGGTTATTCTAGGGGAATGAAACAGCGGCTAGGGTTAGCTGTAGCCCTATTTAACTACCCCCAATATCTTTTTTTAGATGAACCAACTTCGGCATTAGACCCCCAAGGCCGTTTAGAGATCCTTGATTTAATAACTGAACTAAAAGATAATAAAACAACGGTATTTTTATCTACCCACATTTTAAGTGATGTAGAAAGGGTCTGTGATGAAGTCTGTATTTTAGATAAAGGGAAAATTTTACTAACCAGTAGTTTAGAAGACCTACAAAATAAATACATTCAAAGGATTTTCGATATAACCTTTGAAAATGATTGTTCTAGTATAGTAGAAAAATTAAAGAATTTACCTTATGTGGAAAAGGTAGTTCAACAAAAGAGAAGTCTGAGTATTTATGCTAAAGATTTAGAAAAGGCTAAAAGGGAGTTGCTAAATGAGTTAGTCAAATTAGATAACCCAATAGTTAATTATCAAATAAGGCAAGGGAATTTAGAAGATATTTTTATCAGGTTGGTGAATAACAATGACATCCTTTAA
- a CDS encoding flavin reductase family protein, which produces MAKIKEILYSELLPEVMDKLPKGAFLTTKYGDKVNTMTIGWGSIGIMWGKPIFMVGVRFSRHTYRLLQQSREFTISIPIDKDLKKALAFCGSKSGRDIDKILETGLKLKAGLKVNVPIIEDCELHYECKVVYQQSMEPGLVQREIDEGYYKNNDFHVLFYGEILSCYKTE; this is translated from the coding sequence ATGGCTAAAATTAAAGAAATACTATACAGTGAATTATTGCCTGAGGTAATGGATAAACTGCCTAAAGGGGCATTTTTAACTACTAAGTATGGAGATAAAGTTAATACTATGACAATCGGCTGGGGAAGTATAGGGATAATGTGGGGAAAACCTATATTTATGGTAGGTGTAAGATTTTCTAGGCATACCTATAGGCTACTCCAACAATCAAGGGAATTTACTATCAGCATCCCTATAGATAAAGATTTAAAAAAAGCGTTGGCTTTCTGTGGTAGTAAATCAGGAAGGGATATAGACAAAATTTTAGAAACAGGTTTAAAATTAAAGGCAGGATTAAAAGTTAACGTCCCTATAATCGAAGATTGTGAACTTCATTATGAATGTAAAGTGGTTTACCAGCAATCTATGGAACCAGGCCTTGTACAGAGGGAAATAGATGAAGGTTATTACAAAAATAACGATTTTCATGTATTGTTTTATGGAGAAATATTATCTTGTTATAAAACTGAATAA
- a CDS encoding HAD family hydrolase: MTFKGIFFDLDGTLINSIDDIADSVNIALKDNGFPIHGREKYFKFVGNGMKKLVERALPLDVPKETILAVYEQVKTEYSKRWNKKTAPYPKIDNLLKELQRKNIIIGILSNKPHDFTEQVVKHYFSEFDFAFVQGAEEPFPHKPDPKLALHIVKKLKLYSQEIIYVGDSDVDMQTAVNANFYPVGVSWGFRSKEELWENGAKFVVDDPMEILALLDK; this comes from the coding sequence ATGACTTTTAAAGGAATTTTTTTTGATTTAGATGGTACATTGATCAATAGTATTGATGATATAGCAGATTCGGTAAATATTGCATTAAAAGACAATGGCTTTCCAATCCATGGAAGGGAAAAATACTTTAAATTTGTGGGAAATGGGATGAAAAAATTAGTGGAAAGGGCATTGCCATTAGATGTACCTAAAGAAACAATACTAGCTGTATATGAACAAGTTAAAACAGAGTATAGTAAAAGGTGGAATAAAAAGACCGCACCTTATCCTAAAATAGATAACTTGCTAAAGGAACTTCAAAGGAAAAATATTATAATAGGTATACTTTCAAACAAACCCCATGATTTTACTGAACAGGTAGTAAAACATTACTTTTCTGAATTTGATTTTGCCTTTGTTCAAGGGGCAGAGGAACCTTTTCCCCACAAACCTGATCCTAAGTTAGCATTACATATAGTAAAAAAACTTAAATTATATTCCCAAGAGATTATTTATGTAGGGGATTCCGATGTAGATATGCAAACTGCTGTTAATGCCAACTTTTATCCTGTGGGAGTTAGTTGGGGGTTTAGGTCTAAAGAAGAGTTGTGGGAAAATGGTGCTAAATTTGTAGTAGATGATCCAATGGAAATCCTTGCCCTTTTAGATAAATAA
- the speD gene encoding adenosylmethionine decarboxylase, which yields MKIKSFKKLKLYGFNNLTKTLSFNMYDICYAKTEEDRKGYIKYIDEEYSAERLTKILKDVAQIIGANILNIAKQDYEPQGASVTMLVSEEGVFSDSPPEELEESESPGPLPGSVVGHLDKSHITVHTYPESHPYQGISTFRADIDVSTCGHISPLKALNYLIHSFDADIMTIDYRVRGFTRDVNGRKLFIDHKINSIQNYIDIDTRDRYQMIDVNIYQENIFHTKLLLKKFDLDNYLFGVDKKDLTPSERRKIKAQLKKEMNDIFYGRNVIKV from the coding sequence ATGAAAATAAAGTCATTTAAAAAACTCAAACTTTATGGTTTTAACAACCTCACTAAAACTTTAAGTTTTAATATGTATGATATATGTTATGCAAAAACAGAAGAAGATCGTAAAGGGTACATTAAATATATCGATGAAGAATACAGTGCTGAAAGGTTAACAAAAATTTTAAAGGATGTGGCCCAAATCATAGGTGCCAATATATTAAATATAGCTAAACAGGATTATGAACCTCAAGGTGCATCCGTTACCATGTTAGTTTCTGAAGAAGGTGTATTTTCTGATTCACCACCTGAAGAATTAGAGGAATCTGAAAGTCCAGGTCCCCTTCCCGGTTCTGTTGTAGGACATTTAGACAAAAGTCACATTACAGTACATACGTACCCTGAAAGTCATCCCTACCAAGGAATAAGTACCTTTAGAGCAGATATCGATGTATCAACTTGTGGTCATATATCTCCATTAAAGGCATTAAATTATCTAATCCACAGTTTTGATGCCGATATCATGACGATAGATTATCGAGTTAGGGGTTTTACCCGGGACGTTAATGGTAGAAAGTTATTCATTGATCATAAAATTAACTCTATCCAAAATTATATTGATATAGATACAAGGGATCGCTACCAAATGATAGATGTAAACATCTATCAAGAAAATATTTTCCACACAAAATTGTTACTTAAGAAATTTGATTTAGATAATTACCTTTTTGGTGTCGATAAAAAGGATTTAACACCATCGGAAAGACGGAAAATTAAAGCACAACTAAAAAAAGAAATGAATGATATTTTCTATGGTAGAAATGTTATTAAAGTGTAA
- a CDS encoding mechanosensitive ion channel family protein: MEEFLRIWNQYLKSPTVFLSFLFIFYTLSKIFDSLFYPLILKITEKTKTNIDTKVALAFRKPVKNFIFFFGVFLGVRSLPLSPELYLVTLRFYRSLIILLIAAGFYNLASTSSVLFEKLTEKLDFEMDKILIPILSKALRFIIFAISATIIAQEWGYDVNGFVAGLGLGGLAFALAAQDTIANFFGGIVIILDKPFSIGDWILTPQVEGTVEDINFRSTKVRTFAHALVTVPNSSLVKGPITNWSKMGKRRITFNLGVTYTTPRHKLQLCVRRIESMLKNHPEIHPETIFVRFDSFNESSLDIFIYCFTKTTIWGEFLRVKEDVNFKIMDILEQEGVSVAFPSRSIYFENSLPK, encoded by the coding sequence ATGGAAGAATTTTTACGGATTTGGAATCAATACTTAAAAAGTCCCACTGTTTTTTTATCCTTTTTATTTATTTTCTATACTTTAAGCAAAATATTTGATAGCTTATTTTATCCCCTTATCCTAAAAATTACAGAAAAGACTAAAACCAATATTGATACAAAAGTAGCTTTAGCTTTTCGCAAACCTGTGAAAAACTTTATTTTCTTTTTTGGTGTTTTTTTAGGTGTTAGATCCCTTCCCCTTTCCCCAGAGCTTTATCTTGTGACACTCCGATTTTATAGATCTTTAATTATTTTACTAATTGCTGCCGGCTTTTATAATCTAGCTAGTACGTCTTCTGTTTTATTTGAAAAACTAACGGAAAAGCTAGATTTTGAAATGGATAAAATTTTGATCCCTATCCTTTCTAAAGCCCTACGTTTCATCATTTTCGCCATCAGTGCAACAATAATTGCTCAAGAATGGGGATATGATGTCAATGGTTTTGTTGCAGGTTTGGGTCTAGGTGGTTTAGCCTTTGCTTTAGCTGCCCAAGATACCATCGCCAATTTTTTTGGAGGTATTGTTATAATTTTAGATAAACCCTTCTCTATAGGGGATTGGATATTAACTCCCCAAGTAGAAGGTACAGTAGAAGATATAAATTTTAGAAGTACAAAGGTGAGAACCTTCGCCCATGCCTTAGTAACAGTTCCTAATTCAAGTTTAGTTAAAGGCCCCATAACCAACTGGAGTAAAATGGGTAAAAGAAGAATTACTTTTAATCTCGGTGTTACTTATACCACTCCCCGACACAAACTCCAACTTTGTGTACGGAGGATTGAATCGATGTTAAAAAATCACCCTGAAATTCACCCTGAAACTATTTTTGTCCGCTTTGACAGTTTTAATGAAAGTTCTCTAGATATTTTTATATATTGTTTTACTAAAACAACAATTTGGGGAGAGTTTTTAAGGGTAAAAGAAGATGTTAATTTTAAAATTATGGATATTTTAGAACAAGAAGGAGTATCAGTAGCTTTTCCTTCAAGGAGTATATATTTTGAAAATTCATTGCCAAAATAA